A stretch of the Cottoperca gobio chromosome 2, fCotGob3.1, whole genome shotgun sequence genome encodes the following:
- the cldn10a gene encoding claudin-10a, protein MGNMATEIVAFILTISGWILVSSTLPIDYWKVSSVDGTVITTATFWSNLWKTCVTDSTGVSNCKDFPSMLALDVYIQVCRGLMIAAVCLGFFGAIFALIGMKCTKIGGSETTKARLTVISGFHFILSGLCCMTACSIYAHRITTDFFDPLFIAQKFELGAALFIGWAGSVLCILGGLIFCVSLSEGFRAEYSYAGAASFVTARNKHSKTVNSLHKEPAEPSRQFGRNAYV, encoded by the exons ATGGGCAACATGGCAACAGAGATCGTTGCCTTTATCCTGACCATCTCGGGCTGGATCCTGGTGTCGTCCACCCTGCCGATAGACTACTGGAAGGTGTCCTCTGTGGACGGGACGGTCATCACCACAGCTACCTTCTGGTCTAACCTTTGGAAAACATGCGTGACCGATTCCACTGGCGTGTCCAACTGCAAGGACTTTCCCTCAATGCTGGCTCTGGATG TCTATATCCAGGTGTGTCGGGGTCTGATGATCGCTGCCGTATGTCTTGGTTTCTTTGGTGCCATCTTCGCCTTGATAGGAATGAAGTGCACAAAAATAGGAGGCTCGGAGACCACCAAGGCGCGTCTGACGGTCATCTCGGGTTTCCACTTCATTCTCAGCG GCCTCTGCTGCATGACAGCATGCTCCATATATGCTCACAGGATCACAACTGACTTCTTTGACCCCCTCTTTATTGCCCAGAA gTTCGAGTTGGGAGCAGCTCTGTTCATCGGCTGGGCTGGATCTGTGCTGTGTATCCTCGGAGGACTTATCTTCTGTGTCTCCCTGTCTGAAGGCTTCAG agCTGAATATTCCTACGCTGGAGCTGCATCATTTGTCACAGCACGCAACAAACACAGCAAGACAGTGAACAGCCTCCACAAGGAACCAGCGGAGCCATCCAGGCAGTTTGGAAGAAACGCCTACGTGTGA